A region from the Drosophila ananassae strain 14024-0371.13 chromosome 2L, ASM1763931v2, whole genome shotgun sequence genome encodes:
- the LOC6499662 gene encoding HEAT repeat-containing protein 5B isoform X1, translating into MENLNFARTPQFLRKVIYEARRSFIHSDSAATASAAPDPEEEASSEMELAHTLTLNEEALKQLPEHKRPVFELEWLRYLEKALPTVAKSEIKASQKKLVQQLSERIQGAPGPPMRKLIASALATLFSVGDTFMLFDTVNACNDILKNKDDSPSYLPTKLAAICVLGSMYEKLGRMMGRTYEDTVQILIRTLRNAESQARIEIMHTLEKVSAGMGTAIANVHKDIYKAAKHCLLDRVMAVRVAAARCILKMIYSAPFLYQTELESLGTLCFRAFDGSNYEVRCAVAQLLGTLLAYTQQLAELATGKKKQTQAAALQAAKGANQRLVSLDEALGILMSGFLRGGASFLKGTGEIIKGSSGVNREVRVGVTHAYVVFVQFMGSVWLERQLSTFLAHVLDLVANPKAACSHVDAVYSRKCINFILRSTIGKMLGEKAQSAACKELVHLVAKQMNSIDFNPENAKDSNQETLFSQHLLVCALQELSSLLIGLGTTAQNLLGDQSLQAIDATCAVLVHPCAAARLAAAWCLRCACVAVPGQITPLIDRFVEAIEQMRSSPEAVAGYSCALAAILGSVRYSPLGIPHTKGKVVFNCAEELLRSASQNSRMSLHRTQAGWLLIGAIMTLGSPVVKGLLPRMLLLWRNSFPRSNKELESEKARGDAFTWQVTLEGRAGALSVMHSFLLNCPDLVTEDITRRLLTPIESALAMLVNLATVLKSYGTQLKAPAAMVRLRLFETLTLLPPTALEASYTHLLRMLVSEFTLSDNAANTTNSLLRTLCHGDDSIILGTWLQETNHRTIEDQMEPNRKVDGEHLQPNSAAGSGALEHDPCCLYRPNWSAQGTGSTASGTVAASTSGGAIVGSTTNIQLISKAQQCPGPLPLGVAVIDMAVTLFGTIFPKVANKHRLQMLEHFAECIRQAKSSRQEAVQMNIFTALLCALKNLTDSKTSLGQEDVRKSATALIVASLTSSNSTIRCAAGEALGRLAQVVGDSHFTAELAQNSFDKLKSARDVVTRTGHSHALGCLHRYVGGMGSSQHLSTSVSILLALGQDSASPVVQAWSLYALAQIADSGGPMFRGYVDATLTLSLKLLLTVPHAHVDVHQCVGRVVNALITTVGPELQGGVASMRGSFLCSAALLQAHSDPLVQAEAIGCLQQLHLFACKSLQLEELVPTLVGMLASNYFILRKAAVSCLRQLAHREAKEVCELALTINAEQLPDLVITEYGLPGLLFSLLDTETDAEMLRNIHDTLTSMLQMLAADNLSSWLSLCKNVLTVAVEGGLNDDAAAAEQAKGKEGGGDQEDDDDEEEYADDVTEYRAEENTSTHPAVQPRWPTRVFAAQCVRRIIASCEAASAVHFDLLQAKEQQLIRSRGDYLILHLAELIRMSFMAATSDSDQLRLEGLRTLQEIIDRFANIPEPEFPGHLLLEQFQAQVGAALRPAFAPDTPSHVTAAACEVCSAWIGSGVARDIGDLRRVHQLLVSSLSKLSSKTNSTQLYNESMATLEKLSILKAWAEVYIVAMLSNGKAPASLLNLQSQESGIQSLTNVDADQDLPDSRGESLLGLVQPELHNLSTHWLSAMKDHALLLLPAEFQSQLPHDGGAFYTTDTINSSKPHYMASWPPILYASALWLRDEGFARHLDTDETTAESNNNQITHGSLSADRFHMIFGICMEALCSMRSSERPRNIISCLRSLHSIFDSDWARRQLVKDRALTIELCHVLHRQILTRDELLVQLLCVEILKQTIRAAREDLERKRDDNANSEDEKRGERLGEDDSMQPGSSHVYAVLEVCLCLFVRQIPSMNPTRQGSGLQLDFSYAKMATGTSFFSVLGDDNGLLVASGLQCVEQLLDLCTPKGALAILPTVLYMTTSIVKEIANKSSIDSTILANTSAVKAALQCLRSVCVHKWAKVEESSEEWQQLLQSALATIVDLTKTAGDNEERRVDEVTMLLAIAVFILHTPAAVVATPSLQYPCINHFRQCLQSEHMSVKLRCIETTRSIFAHADLKTATPYIHALAPRIIESLYAESSKAPSNELELQVTLESIVTVEQLIDLAEPQHRNMNLLQDIQMLTLLVPVLIGFLSEPCRLRTLPKYQRQLHDQALQWLLKIGPKYPKEFKALMGQTPELRQKLEAAIRSQQQSINIAQKASEAQRSGLLAKPQKPTIKLKTDFSNFQ; encoded by the exons atgGAAAACTTAAACTTTGCACGCACGCCGCAGTTTCTGCGCAAAGTTATCTACGAGGCGCGCAg ATCGTTTATTCACAGCGACTCTGCCGCCACCGCATCCGCCGCCCCAGACCCCGAGGAGGAGGCATCGTCCGAGATGGAACTCGCCCACACACTGACCCTGAACGAGGAGGCCCTCAAGCAGCTGCCGGAGCACAAGCGTCCTGTCTTCGAGCTGGAATGGCTGCGCTACCTAGAGAAGGCTCTGCCCACGGTGGCCAAGTCCGAGATAAAGGCCAGCCAGAAGAAGCTGGTCCAGCAGCTCTCCGAGCGGATCCAGGGAGCACCAGGACCGCCCATGCGCAAGCTCATCGCCAGTGCCCTGGCCACGCTCTTCTCGGTGGGAGACACCTTCATGCTCTTCGACACCGTCAACGCCTGCAATGACATCCTCAAGAACAAGGACGACTCCCCCAGCTATCTCCCAACCAAGCT CGCCGCCATTTGCGTTCTGGGCTCCATGTACGAGAAGCTGGGCAGGATGATGGGTCGCACCTACGAGGACACTGTCCAGATCCTGATACGCACGCTGCGAAACGCCGAGTCACAGGCTCGCATCGAGATCATGCACACCCTGGAGAAGGTGAGCGCCGGCATGGGCACTGCCATCGCCAACGTTCACAAGGACATCTACAAGGCGGCCAAGCACTGCCTCCTGGACCGAGTAATGGCTGTTCGCGTGGCCGCTGCGCGCTGCATCCTGAAGATGATCTACAGTGCCCCGTTCCTCTACCAAACAGAACTGGAGAGCTTGGGAACCCTGTGCTTCCGGGCCTTCGACGGAAGCAACTACGAGGTGCGCTGCGCCGTGGCCCAGCTCCTGGGCACTCTTCTGGCGTACACCCAGCAACTGGCTGAGCTGGCCACTGGGAAGAAGAAACAGACCCAGGCGGCGGCTCTCCAGGCAGCCAAGGGAGCCAACCAGCGTCTAGTGTCGTTGGACGAAGCACTCGGAATTCTGATGTCTGGATTCCTGCGAGGAGGAGCCTCTTTTCTCAAAGGAACTGGAGAGATCATCAAGGGCAGCTCGGGTGTCAACCGGGAAGTGCGAGTGGGTGTCACCCACGCCTATGTGGTCTTCGTCCAGTTTATGGGGAGTGTGTGGTTGGAGCGCCAACTGAGCACTTTCCTTGCCCATGTCCTCGATCTGGTGGCCAATCCCAAGGCGGCCTGCTCCCATGTGGATGCAGTGTACTCCCGGAAATGCATCAACTTCATTCTCCGCTCCACCATCGGCAAGATGCTGGGCGAGAAGGCGCAAAGCGCCGCCTGCAAGGAACTCGTTCATTTGGTCGCCAAGCAGATGAACTCGATCGACTTCAATCCGGAGAACGCCAAGGACTCCAACCAGGAGACTCTGTTCAGTCAGCACTTGCTGGTGTGTGCCCTGCAGGAGCTGAGTTCGCTTCTGATCGGATTGGGCACGACCGCCCAGAATCTGTTAGGAGACCAATCCCTGCAGGCCATCGACGCCACatgtgcggtcttggtgcacCCGTGTGCCGCTGCCCGGCTGGCCGCCGCCTGGTGCCTGAGGTGTGCCTGCGTAGCGGTCCCTGGGCAGATCACGCCGTTGATCGATCGCTTTGTCGAGGCCATCGAGCAGATGCGATCCTCGCCAGAGGCAGTCGCCGGATATAGCTGCGCTTTGGCGGCCATTTTGGGAAGTGTGCGCTACTCGCCCCTGGGCATTCCTCACACCAAGGGAAAAGTGGTCTTCAACTGTGCGGAGGAACTGCTGCGTTCCGCTTCCCAGAATAGCCGCATGTCGCTGCACCGCACCCAGGCCGGATGGCTGTTGATCGGAGCCATCATGACCCTGGGATCGCCAGTCGTCAAGGGTTTGTTGCCGCGGATGCTTCTTCTGTGGCGCAACTCCTTCCCGAGATCCAACAAGGAGCTGGAGTCGGAGAAAGCCCGCGGTGATGCGTTCACCTGGCAGGTTACCCTGGAGGGCAGGGCGGGAGCACTGTCGGTGATGCACAGTTTCCTTTTGAACTGTCCCGACCTCGTCACCGAGGACATCACTCGCCGCCTGCTGACGCCCATCGAGAGTGCCCTAGCGATGCTGGTCAA TTTGGCCACTGTCCTGAAGAGCTACGGCACCCAGTTGAAGGCACCGGCCGCCATGGTGCGACTTCGCCTCTTTGAGACCCTCACGCTGCTGCCCCCCACTGCTTTGGAGGCCTCCTACACCCATCTCCTCCGCATGCTCGTTTCGGAGTTCACCCTTTCGGACAACGCAGCTAACACTACCAACTCGCTGCTGCGAACGCTGTGTCATGGTGATGATTCCATTATCCTGGGCACTTGGCTGCAGGAGACCAACCATCGCACCATCGAGGACCAG ATGGAGCCCAATCGCAAAGTCGATGGCGAGCAT TTGCAACCAAATAGCGCTGCTGGATCGGGAGCCTTGGAACACGATCCCTGCTGCTTATACCGTCCCAACTGGTCAGCCCAAGGAACCGGATCCACGGCAAGTGGTACTGTGGCAGCTTCAACGTCCGGCGGAGCCATCGTCGGCTCCACCACCAACATCCAACTGATCAGCAAGGCGCAGCAGTGTCCCGGGCCATTGCCTCTTGGAGTGGCCGTGATTGACATGGCGGTGACCCTCTTCGGAACCATTTTCCCCAAGGTAGCCAACAAGCATCGTCTGCAAATGCTGGAGCACTTCGCCGAGTGCATCCGCCAGGCGAAGAGCAGTCGCCAGGAAGCCGTCCAGATGAACATCTTCACGGCCCTGCTCTGCGCTCTGAAGAATCTGACGGACAGCAAGACCAGTTTGGGCCAAGAGGACGTCCGCAAGAGTGCCACAGCCCTGATAGTTGCCTCGCTCACCAGTTCCAACTCGACCATTCGCTGTGCAGCCGGAGAAGCCCTGGGCAGACTGGCCCAGGTGGTGGGAGACTCGCACTTCACAGCGGAACTGGCGCAGAACAGCTTCGACAAGCTGAAGTCGGCGAGGGATGTTGTCACAAGGACGGGGCATTCGCACGCTCTGGGATGCCTGCATCGCTATGTTGGTGGCATGGGCTCATCGCAGCACTTGAGCACCAGTGTCTCCATCCTATTGGCCCTGGGCCAGGACAGTGCCTCGCCGGTGGTGCAGGCTTGGTCCCTATACGCCCTCGCCCAAATAGCCGACTCCGGAGGACCCATGTTCCGGGGCTATGTGGATGCCACGTTGACCCTTAGCCTGAAGCTCTTGCTCACTGTTCCGCACGCCCATGTGGATGTCCATCAGTGCGTGGGTCGTGTGGTTAATGCCTTGATCACCACCGTGGGACCGGAACTGCAAGGCGGTGTGGCCAGCATGCGAGGATCCTTCCTGTGCTCGGCAGCACTGCTCCAGGCCCACTCGGATCCCTTGGTCCAAGCCGAAGCTATCGGGTGCCTGCAGCAGCTCCACTTGTTTGCCTGCAAGTCGCtgcagctggaggagctggTGCCCACACTGGTCGGCATGCTGGCCAGCAATTATTTCATCCTTCGGAAGGCAGCCGTGTCCTGTCTTCGCCAGCTGGCTCACCGGGAAGCCAAGGAAGTGTGCGAACTAGCTCTGACCATTAATGCGGAGCAGCTGCCGGACTTGGTGATCACCGAGTACGGACTGCCGGGACTACTCTTCTCGCTGCTGGACACCGAAACTGACGCCGAGATGCTCCGGAACATCCACGACACTCTCACCTCCATGCTGCAAATGCTGGCTGCGGACAACCTCAGCTCGTGGCTGAGCCTCTGCAAGAACGTCCTGACAGTGGCCGTCGAGGGAGGTCTCAACGACGATGCGGCGGCGGCAGAGCAGGCGAAGGGCAAGGAGGGCGGCGGAGATCaggaggacgacgacgacgaggaggagtATGCCGATGATGTGACCGAATATCGTGCCGAGGAAAACACATCCACCCATCCGGCAGTGCAGCCCCGGTGGCCCACCAGAGTGTTCGCCGCTCAGTGCGTTCGGAGGATCATCGCCAGCTGTGAGGCGGCCAGCGCCGTGCACTTTGACCTGCTCCAGGCCAAGGAGCAGCAGCTGATTCGCTCGCGCGGGGACTACCTCATTCTTCACCTGGCGGAGCTCATTCGTATGTCCTTCATGGCGGCCACCTCTGACTCGGATCAGCTGCGATTAGAGGGGTTGCGCACGCTCCAGGAGATCATCGACCGGTTCGCCAACATCCCTGAGCCCGAGTTCCCCGGTCATCTTCTCCTGGAGCAGTTCCAGGCCCAGGTGGGCGCCGCTTTGCGACCCGCTTTCGCTCCGGACACTCCGTCTCATGTGACGGCAGCCGCCTGTGAAGTGTGCTCCGCTTGGATCGGCTCCGGGGTGGCCCGCGACATTGGGGACTTGCGGCGGGTGCACCAGCTACTCGTGAGCTCCCTGAGCAAGCTGTCGTCCAAAACGAACAGCACCCAGCTGTACAACGAGTCCATGGCCACCCTGGAAAAGCTGAGCATCCTGAAGGCCTGGGCCGAGGTCTACATCGTGGCCATGCTGAGCAACGGAAAGGCGCCGGCTTCGCTGCTGAACCTGCAGTCGCAAGAGTCGGGGATCCAATCCCTGACCAATGTGGATGCGGATCAAGATCTGCCCGACAGCAGGGGCGAAAGTCTCTTGGGCCTGGTGCAGCCGGAGCTTCACAATCTCTCCACCCACTGGCTGAGCGCAATGAAGGACCACGCCCTGTTGCTACTCCCGGCCGAGTTCCAGTCCCAGCTGCCCCATGATGGGGGAGCTTTCTACACCACGGACACGATCAACTCCTCGAAACCCCACTACATGGCCAGTTGGCCACCCATCCTGTACGCCTCTGCGCTTTGGTTGAGGGACGAGGGCTTCGCCCGGCATCTGGACACCGATGAGACCACTGCGGAATCGAACAACAACCAGATCACCCACGGATCTCTATCAGCGGACCGATTCCACATGATCTTCGGCATCTGCATGGAGGCTCTGTGCAGCATGAGGAGCTCCGAACGGCCGAGGAACATTATTAGTTGCCTGAGATCCCTACACAGCATCTTCGATTCGGATTGGGCCAGGAGGCAGCTGGTCAAGGATCGCGCACTCACCATAGAACTGTGCCACGTGCTGCACAGGCAGATCCTGACCAGGGATGAGCTGCTCGTCCAACTACTCTGCGTGGAAATACTGAAGCAGACAATAAGGGCGGCTCGCGAGGATCTGGAGAGGAAGCGGGACGACAACGCCAACTCAGAGGACGAGAAGAGAGGAGAGCGACTGGGCGAGGACGACTCTATGCAGCCGGGCAGCTCCCACGTCTACGCAGTCCTGGAGGTCTGTCTGTGCTTATTCGTGCGCCAGATTCCCAGCATGAATCCCACACGGCAGGGATCCGGCCTCCAGCTGGACTTCTCGTACGCCAAAATGGCCACCGGCACTTCGTTCTTCTCGGTGCTGGGCGACGACAATGGTCTTCTGGTGGCCAGTGGGCTGCAGTGCGTCGAACAGTTGCTGGACTTGTGCACGCCCAAGGGCGCCCTGGCCATTCTGCCCACCGTCCTCTACATGACCACCAGCATCGTCAAGGAGATCGCCAACAAATCGTCCATTGATAGCACCATTCTGGCCAACACAAGCGCCGTGAAGGCTGCCCTGCAGTGTCTGCGATCCGTTTGTGTCCACAAGTGGGCCAAGGTGGAGGAGTCGTCGGAGGAGTGGCAGCAGTTGCTCCAAAGCGCACTGGCCACCATTGTCGACTTGACGAAGACCGCCGGCGACAATGAGGAGAGAAGGGTTGACGAGGTCACCATGCTGCTGGCCATCGCTGTCTTCATCCTGCACACGCCCGCCGCTGTCGTGGCCACGCCCTCGCTGCAGTATCCCTGCATCAACCACTTCCGGCAGTGCCTGCAGTCGGAGCACATGTCCGTGAAGCTGCGATGCATCGAAACCACTCGCTCCATCTTCGCCCACGCGGACCTGAAGACAGCCACGCCCTATATCCACGCCCTGGCCCCCAGGATCATCGAGTCGCTGTACGCGGAGTCCAGCAAAGCGCCATCCAACGAGCTGGAACTCCAGGTCACCCTGGAGAGCATAGTCACCGTGGAGCAGCTGATTGATCTGGCAGAGCCCCAACACC GAAACATGAACTTGCTACAAG ACATCCAAATGCTGACGCTGCTGGTGCCCGTACTTATCGGATTCCTGTCCGAGCCATGTCGATTGAGGACGCTGCCCAAGTACCAGAGACAGTTGCACGACCAGGCGCTGCAATGGCTGCTGAAGATCGGTCCCAAGTACCCCAAGGAGTTCAAGGCCCTGATGGGCCAGACGCCGGAGCTGCGCCAGAAACTGGAGGCCGCCATCCGCAGCCAGCAGCAGTCGATTAACATCGCCCAGAAGGCGTCCGAGGCCCAGAGGAGCGGCCTGCTGGCCAAGCCACAGAAGCCCACGATCAAGCTGAAAACGGACTTCAGCAACTTCCAATAA